Genomic segment of Truepera radiovictrix DSM 17093:
AGCGCAGCATGTTGATCTCGTAGATCTTGGCGTAGCGCTCCCCCGGCGAGGTGGGGTTCTCCGGGTCGTTTTCGGCCGCTTCGACGTAGATGGCGTACGCCGGACAGGCAGCGGCGCAGAGCGAGCAGCCGATGCACTTTTCTAAACCGTTCGGGTGGCGCAGCAGGTGGTGCCGACCGCGAAAGCGCGGTTTGATGTCGGCGGGCTGCTCGGGGTAGCGCACCGTCACCGGCTTTTTAAAGAGGTGCCCGAGCGTCACCCCCATCCCCTTGGCGATATCTAAAACACCCATCTCAACTCCTTTAGAGCACGAAGGCGATAATAGCCGCGGTCGCGATGGCGCTTAGAAGCGCGATCTCAAAGAGCCAGATCCACCCGAAGCGCATCAGCTGATCGTAACGAAAACGCGGCAGCGTGGCGCGCAGCCAGATAAAGAGAAACATAAAGAGCGCCATTTTCAGGATAAGCCAGACAAACGGCCACTCGGACATCCCCGGGATGATCTGGTCGACGAACGCCGGACCCCGCCAGCCCCCCAAAAAGAGCGTGCTGATAAAGGCGGCAGCCGTCATCATGTTGACGTACTCGGCCATCTGAAAGAGCGCCCACTTGATCGACGAGTACTCGGTGAGGTACCCCGCGACGATCTCCTGCTCCGCTTCGGGGAGGTCGAAGGGTGTCCGGTTCACCTCCGCGACGGCTGAGATGACGTAGGTCACGAACGCTATCCCTAGGGGTACCCAGAGCCACGGGCTCACCGACCACACCCCCGTATCGACGATCTCGCGCAGGTTAAGGGTCCCCGTAATCAGGATGACCGTAAGCGCCGAGAGCCCAAGCCCCAACTCGTACGAGATCATCTGCGCCGACGAGCGTAAACCCCCCAGGAGCGAGTACTTGGAGTTCGACGCCCACCCCGCCAAAAAGATCCCGTACACCCCGATGCTGGTCGCCGCAAAGACGTAGAGCAACCCGATGTCGAGGTCCATGATCCAGGGGTTAAAGCCGAACAGGCTGCCAGCGGGGCCCGCGGGGATGGCGCCAAACGCGGAGAGCGCGAAGGTGATCGAGATAAAGGGGGCCAAAAAGTAGACGAAGCGGTCCGAGGCCGAGACGACGATGTCCTCTTTGAAAATCGACTTGATCGCGTCGGCGATGGGTTGCAACAGCCCGAAGGGGCCGACGCGGTTCGGCCCCAACCGGTGCTGCATGCGCCCTAGGATCTTGCGCTCGATCACCGTCATGTAGGCAAACGCCCCGAGCAAAAGGACGCATAGCAGCAGCGCTTTGATAAAGGTGACGATTAAGGGGTCGTTGGGGGCAGGGGTCACGCGGTGATCTCCTCCGTGGCACCGGCCGGTTCGGCACCCACCGGCTCGGCGTCAACGAGCGGCAGCGGTTCGGGCGCCCTTTCGACCGAGACGTCGGTGACAAGCCCGACGGGCTGATCGAAAAGGGCGCCTAGGAGCATCAGGTCTTCGGGGAGGTCGGCGTCGCAGCGCACGACGGCGTCACGGGAGAAGCCGCCGGCACGGACCACCACCCGCTCACCGTCCGTGAGGCTGCGCGCGGCCGCCGCACGCGGGTGCAAGCGCAAGGGGGGATCGCCGTAGGCCGCGTGCAGCTTGGGGTTACGGGAGAGGCGCCCCAGCTTGATCAAGCTAGGCGTCAAGAGGAGCCGGGGGCCCGCCGGTGCCGCGCCCTCGGCTTCGGGGGTCGCACCCTCGGCGTCCTCCGCCGCGGCGCCTCCGGCGGGGGCCTCGCTGGGGGCGAGGTGCCCTTCCGGGTCGAGCGCCGCGAGGTCAAAGCCCAGCGCTTTGTTGAGCACCCGCCGCGCCGAACGCACGCTGCGCCCGTCTAAACGCGTCCCGAACGCCTCGCCGAGGGCGCGCACGACGCCCGTAAAGTCCTCCGAGAGCCCCCCGTCGACGGGCGCCGGGTGGACGCCTAGGTAGCGGCCCTCGAGGTTGACGAACGTCCCCTCCTTTTCGTAACCCGTCTTCGCGGGGAGCACCACGTGCGCGAGCTCGGTCGTCTCCGTCGGGAAGCTTTCGTGGACGACGAGCAGCTCGAGCTCCGCGAGGTGCGCCCGCAGCGGCGCGCTTTTGGCAGGGTTGAGCTGCGACACAAAGAGCGCGCGCGAACCCCGCAGCAGCTCGGCGTACCCCGCCGGCGAGGTGACCCCCGTCGCCTCGAGCCCGTACGAGTTGGCCATCGGCCCGAGCTTCATCACCTTCGCCCCGACCGCTGCGGCGAGGCGCTGGGCGGCAGCGGTCGCGCGCGCCGAGGCGAGGACGAAGGCGCCGAGGACGATGACGGGGTTTTGGGCCGCCTCCAAGCGCTCTTTCAGCGCGCGCAGGCGTTCGGGCTCGAGGCCCAGCGCCTCGCCGTCCCCCGCGAGCACCCCCTCGAAGAGCGCCGCTTCCTGCCCCGCGGGGTAGATCAGCGTCTCCCCCGCGTGCCTAGCGAGGCTCACGCGGTAGGGCGCAGCGACGGTGAGGATCTCCCGCTTGCGCGGCATCCGCTCTTTGAGGCGCAGGTCGGCGATCGGCACCCCGTGCGGCAGCAGCTTGGGGGGCGCCACCCCTTTAAGGGCGTCTTTGATGCGCAGGTCGAGCGTCGGCACCTCCTCGGTGGGGTCGCCGACGACGAAGAGGGCGTCGCTCGTGGCGACGTCCGTGAAGGTCGCCGGGTTCGGCGAGATGAGCGAGGCCGCCGGGCGCGGGAAGTGCTCGGCGTGTCCACCCAGGTGCGCCGCGAGCGCCCTGGCAGCCACGCCCTCCTCGAGGGTCGCGTCCGCGCGCAGCACCACCCCGACGGGGGCGCCGGCGAGCGCCCCCAGGCGCTCCCTAATAAACGCCGCCGCCTCCTCCCACGAAGCCGGCACGAGCCGCCCGTCGCGGCGCACCAGGGGTGTTTTGAGGCGGTCGGGGGCGTCGACGTACTCGTGCCCGAAACGGGTGCTGTCGTCGATCCAGTCGAGGTTGACCTGCGTGTTGCGCGCCGCTTTGATGCGCTCGATACGGCCCGTGCGCGCGTCCACCGTAATCGCCGCCCCCGAAGCGTCATCAGGTGAGGTCGTGCGGGTGTGGTCGTACTCCCAGT
This window contains:
- the nuoG gene encoding NADH-quinone oxidoreductase subunit NuoG, with protein sequence MKVRVNDVELDLEPGTSAIDAVFAAGYDVPYFCSQEYMSPIGACRLCLGKIGAPRKDRDTNDWIRDESGEPKIFYFPNLMATCTTAIMEGMVIDTLSQEVKRAQAGMMEFTLINHPLDCPVCDKGGACELQDRAYEYGEGVSRFQFDKRHQEKHHALSELITLDRERCIHCKRCVRYFEEVPGDEVLDFMERGGHTYIGTVDEGLPSPFTGNITDICPVGALLDATSRFRGRNWEYDHTRTTSPDDASGAAITVDARTGRIERIKAARNTQVNLDWIDDSTRFGHEYVDAPDRLKTPLVRRDGRLVPASWEEAAAFIRERLGALAGAPVGVVLRADATLEEGVAARALAAHLGGHAEHFPRPAASLISPNPATFTDVATSDALFVVGDPTEEVPTLDLRIKDALKGVAPPKLLPHGVPIADLRLKERMPRKREILTVAAPYRVSLARHAGETLIYPAGQEAALFEGVLAGDGEALGLEPERLRALKERLEAAQNPVIVLGAFVLASARATAAAQRLAAAVGAKVMKLGPMANSYGLEATGVTSPAGYAELLRGSRALFVSQLNPAKSAPLRAHLAELELLVVHESFPTETTELAHVVLPAKTGYEKEGTFVNLEGRYLGVHPAPVDGGLSEDFTGVVRALGEAFGTRLDGRSVRSARRVLNKALGFDLAALDPEGHLAPSEAPAGGAAAEDAEGATPEAEGAAPAGPRLLLTPSLIKLGRLSRNPKLHAAYGDPPLRLHPRAAAARSLTDGERVVVRAGGFSRDAVVRCDADLPEDLMLLGALFDQPVGLVTDVSVERAPEPLPLVDAEPVGAEPAGATEEITA
- the nuoH gene encoding NADH-quinone oxidoreductase subunit NuoH, with product MTPAPNDPLIVTFIKALLLCVLLLGAFAYMTVIERKILGRMQHRLGPNRVGPFGLLQPIADAIKSIFKEDIVVSASDRFVYFLAPFISITFALSAFGAIPAGPAGSLFGFNPWIMDLDIGLLYVFAATSIGVYGIFLAGWASNSKYSLLGGLRSSAQMISYELGLGLSALTVILITGTLNLREIVDTGVWSVSPWLWVPLGIAFVTYVISAVAEVNRTPFDLPEAEQEIVAGYLTEYSSIKWALFQMAEYVNMMTAAAFISTLFLGGWRGPAFVDQIIPGMSEWPFVWLILKMALFMFLFIWLRATLPRFRYDQLMRFGWIWLFEIALLSAIATAAIIAFVL
- the nuoI gene encoding NADH-quinone oxidoreductase subunit NuoI; translated protein: MGVLDIAKGMGVTLGHLFKKPVTVRYPEQPADIKPRFRGRHHLLRHPNGLEKCIGCSLCAAACPAYAIYVEAAENDPENPTSPGERYAKIYEINMLRCIFCGFCEEACPTGAVVLGHEFELSDFRYNDFVYGKEDMLVGVKGSKWQRREAEKLGKPVQLGFKAGSRPELEGVDY